ATGTTTTGATTACTTTTTTTCAAGTATTGGGTAGAAGATTTTTTTTATTTTTTTTGGCAATGCCAGATCGTCTGAGGGATGCCTGTTCGGATGGAATCTGCGTGTTCGTGTTTGTGGCGTAATAGCAGCAGTTGTATTCTGACTGGCAGAATGCAACTGCTGTTCAGGCATCAGGAGGTCCAGTAAATGGCTCCCAGAACAAGTGTCGCAAGAAATACTGTCTCTGCCATGATGATGGAAATTGGTTTCCAGCCGACTTCAAAAAGAGATTTCAGTGAGGTCTTCATACCAAGTGCGCCGATGGCGGTCACCAGGCTCCAGCGTGAAACTTCATTGATGAATTTATTCATCTGATCAGGAACCAGATGGGTGCTGTTGATACCGACCAGTAAAACAAAAAAGATAATAAAAGGAGGGAACGAAAACTTTTTTGCCGTTTCACCATCAATTTTTGTTCGGGTATGGAATATCATCGAGAGAGCGAACACCGTTGGTACGAGCATGGAAACGCGTAACAGTTTTATTACGGTAGCGGTATCGCCGGTTTTTTCCGAAACCGAATAACCTGCACCCACAACCTGGGCGACATCGTGAATGGTTCCGCCAAGGAATATACCGGTAGCCTGATCGTCGAGCCCGAACTGCCTGGCTACGATGGGATAAAAGATCATTGCAAGGGTACTCAGAGCAGTTACACTGATAACGGTAAAAATGGTGTTGCGCTCATTATATTCATCCTTGGGAAGAATGGCTGCAATGGCCAGTGCGGCAGATGCGCCACAGATCCCTACACTTCCGCCAGTAAGAATGCCGAAGCGTTTTCCTCTGCCCATTGCTTTGGAAAGGGTAATACCGAAAAGTATGGTAAGAAACACCGAGCCGATAACGATGGTCAAGGGTTTGATGCCGAGAGACTGAATCTGATCGATGGTAATGCGCATTCCGAGAAGCGCCACGCCGATACGAAGGATCGTTGTGGAGGCAAATTGGATGCCTGCAAGCGCTTTACCGTTATCTTCCGAGAGAAACCGGAATGCCATGCCAATCAGCAGAGCAAACAACATCGTTGGAGCGCCATAATGGTCTGACAGAAACGTTGCTGCGGCTGCTACGGTAATCGCCGCCAGAACACCGGGAAAAAGCACTTCAGCTCGAACTTTTGCAGCTTTTGCCTGGCATTGAAAACCACAGCGTTCAGCTTCGATAATCTGATCCTGTGTTGGAATTTCTGTATCCGTCGATGTATAAGGGGTCTTCGAAGTATCCTTGTTGCTGCGGTGTTTATCCATTCTCGGGTTCTGTTAATAAATTAGTAATTCTTTACTGAACCGCGGACGATGAACTTACATGCTTACATACCGGTTCTATATAAATCGTTGTAAAGATAACAAAAAAGGATGGGGCGTCAAGGATAATTTGAAATGCGGGCGGATCCGGAAAAATCATGGGATCGCCTCGTTTCATGCGGCAATACAGGTACTTCACGGCTATAGGGGTGGTCGCTGGCTTGGGCTTTTGGGCGGGATTGAGTACGTTTAGCTTATACAGGCAGGAGAGGGTTTCTGGTTTGGCGTTGAACAGGAAGTGAAAAATGGTGAAGGAATCACATGGTGAAACTGAAAAAAGTCACATTACAGTATATAGAGATTGAAGACCGGATACGCATGCTGGCTGATCTTGATGGTGAGGAGCGTGCGGTTTTCTGGTTGACCCAGCGTCTTTGCAGGCGGCTGGTGCCGAAACTTGTACACCATCTTGAGCATTCTGCACCTGATTCGCATCTTGTTGACAAAGGGTTGATGCTCTCTGTTCAGCAGCACGATGCGGGGTGGCAGCAAAAGTTTTCAGAGCCGGTGAGGAGTACGGGCCTTTCGCGTTCGGTGTTGCCAGAAAAGGTCGATCTTTTTTGTCCTGCTGGAGGCGCAGCCATTATCTTTCCACTTGATGACGGTGGAGAGCCTGCTCGTTTGCAGATGACGATGCTTGAACTGCGTCAGTGGATGGCAGTCATTTATCGGCAGTTTCAGGTGGCAGGCTGGCCGATGGAGGTTTGGCCTCAATGGTTCGCACTTTCTGAACCCGGTAAAAATTAAACATCAACGTCGGCTATCAGTCGATCAACTGGTCTGGATTTCAGTTTTAAGGGCGATCTCTTCAAGAATCGAACTTACCCGAAGGCAGAGAAGCATTGCTCCAGCGAAAACAATGCTGCGGCCTCGGGTGTGGACTTCCCATGTATGTTTTTCAGCTTTTTGGCGACTGCAGCGTACGGCCTTGATGATCTGTTCAATCACTTCCTCAAACGTATGCTCTTCGTCATTGAACAGGACAACGCGGTAAGCATCAAGCAGGTCGGGCCCGGAGCCTTGTTCTCGCTGTTTCGTTACTGGAGTGGTCAGGGATGCCGTCCACCTGTT
The DNA window shown above is from Pelodictyon phaeoclathratiforme BU-1 and carries:
- a CDS encoding YeiH family protein — translated: MDKHRSNKDTSKTPYTSTDTEIPTQDQIIEAERCGFQCQAKAAKVRAEVLFPGVLAAITVAAAATFLSDHYGAPTMLFALLIGMAFRFLSEDNGKALAGIQFASTTILRIGVALLGMRITIDQIQSLGIKPLTIVIGSVFLTILFGITLSKAMGRGKRFGILTGGSVGICGASAALAIAAILPKDEYNERNTIFTVISVTALSTLAMIFYPIVARQFGLDDQATGIFLGGTIHDVAQVVGAGYSVSEKTGDTATVIKLLRVSMLVPTVFALSMIFHTRTKIDGETAKKFSFPPFIIFFVLLVGINSTHLVPDQMNKFINEVSRWSLVTAIGALGMKTSLKSLFEVGWKPISIIMAETVFLATLVLGAIYWTS
- a CDS encoding ATP-dependent Clp protease adaptor ClpS — encoded protein: MNSSLANRWTASLTTPVTKQREQGSGPDLLDAYRVVLFNDEEHTFEEVIEQIIKAVRCSRQKAEKHTWEVHTRGRSIVFAGAMLLCLRVSSILEEIALKTEIQTS